The Streptomyces sp. ICC1 DNA window TCACCGGGGTTCCGGGGACAAGGTTGCGCAGCAGACGGGCGCCCGCTTCTCGGCCGACGAGAACACGCTCGCCTGGAGCAATGCTTCCGGTACCGGGTGTGGGCGACCCCGACCGGACGAAGCCGTCTCGGACGGTCACTTCGTAGGTGTCCTGCGAACAGGGCGCCCCACGCCTTTCGTCCGTACCGCAGACAGCGCGGGCTCGGGAAACCCGGCCCCACTGTGAGGTGAACATGCCAACCGAACCCACCGGAAGTGCATACTGGTTGAGGCCGCGCAGCGGCATCCGACCGTGCGGACTCTGCACGTGCCCCTCCAGCGTGAGCCTTCCGGTTCGGGCCACCCCGTCCTGTCCGACACCGATGACGTCCTCCGTCGTGCTCCCGCGGGGAGGTGACAAGCCGAATCTCTGCCCCTCAGGCACAGCGGCTTTGATGGGCTGCCCTGAGGCAACAGCCGGACCTGAGGCGGCATAGGTCACCTCGACGCCATGATGCTGCGCTTCGCTGATGTTGAAGAAGTCCCCGTTGATGGCGGCAACCGCACCCCGCTCCCTGGCCATCCGGGACACGGTGTCCCTCTTGGAGACCGCGCCCGGGTGGAGCAGGCCGGCTCGCACGCCGGGCCAGCCCAAATCGATCGTCAGCAGGTGCACTCGTGTATCCCCGTGAGAGGTCGACACCGTGAACGTCCGGTAGTCGACGCCGGGTACAACCTTCTCCACTGCGGCAAGAGCGCCCGAAGCCGCGGAATAGCGTACCTGTCGGCTTCCGCCGACCCTGCGGGAGAGTGACTCACTGTGGGGCGCCGAGCTCGAAGTAATACCGGGAGCCGCGCGATACGGGCCGGGGACTCCAGGCACCCTCCTGTCCGACGAGATGGCCGGAGCGCGTACATGTGAGACCGCAGAGTTGGCGACAGCGGGTTGGGGATTCGAAGCCGCTGCTGCAAGTGCGGAAATCACGGCTCCAGCGATGTACAACTTCGAGTGCTTGTTCACCCGAGAACACCATCATGCAGAAACGTTCACCACCAACGAACATCGCAGCGTGTTGGACAACCTGTCGAGGCAGGATCTCCCGTTCGAGCTGCCATTCCTTCTCCGCCTTGGCCAGCCGGGCATTCTCCGCCCGCAGCCGGGGCAGCTCGGCCTCGGTGTCCTGCGACGCGCCGGAGGCGGCCGGACGGACGTCGGC harbors:
- a CDS encoding phosphodiester glycosidase family protein, which translates into the protein MHLLTIDLGWPGVRAGLLHPGAVSKRDTVSRMARERGAVAAINGDFFNISEAQHHGVEVTYAASGPAVASGQPIKAAVPEGQRFGLSPPRGSTTEDVIGVGQDGVARTGRLTLEGHVQSPHGRMPLRGLNQYALPVGSVGMFTSQWGRVSRARAVCGTDERRGAPCSQDTYEVTVRDGFVRSGSPTPGTGSIAPGERVLVGREAGARLLRNLVPGTPVTIDYRLAPLGSGGAFDFALGGQVLLRDHRAAVGLDSVTAQPRSAAGIADGGRTLRLLSTDGREGRSSGLTVDELARLLAQLNCSDGVNLDGGASATLVTRDSASGHLRVRNHLAGGLERLVPNGIAITSNCTVSAPQRRCAIRAGRR